The following proteins are co-located in the Branchiostoma lanceolatum isolate klBraLanc5 chromosome 16, klBraLanc5.hap2, whole genome shotgun sequence genome:
- the LOC136422093 gene encoding gamma-aminobutyric acid receptor subunit beta-like, with translation MYSTGMDDSVNETKSFQGLEAKLDDVVAEVKHINSYLESSSGQKWCTRKPPGQIRVLINPTLFSLRDVDTVKQEFSAELWFEIFYKDPLLKGITNRDDVDWDNQWDPRIELRNTVTLETVTQQNLIPVVGEDVPIVHEFRKVRATFKADMDLTDFPVDHQKLTVQLMSGWMTKKVLLRKNYGSTDTITADDFSDADQWKLNEYLECKPGIKGNKQSKTFGEYPMYYITAHVQRKTAFYMWNTVLILFVIGALSFTVFSIKPEEHKDRLGIIFTLLLTTVAFKLVVSQYLPTVSYLTLLDKYVLGCIIFQCSVAVENTLASVFKDGYSAWVFDSVCAAIFAAVVLLAHLVFGRIIWMKMNKNKRELREIEEKFKRLSERVDKAYEERDRTQQGSTKTNIIIKGFTDEEVQEFDQSYESDPEEVPLKV, from the exons atgtacagcacagGTATGGACGACTCTGTCAATGAG acgaAGTCCTTCCAAGGTCTCGAAGCCAAACTGGATGACGTAGTTGCTGAGGTTAAGCATATCAACAGCTACCTGGAGAGCAGCAGTGGGCAGAAATGGTGCACCAGGAAACCGCCGGGACAG ATCCGTGTGCTGATCAATCCAACCCTGTTCTCGCTGAGGGATGTGGACACCGTCAAACAGGAGTTCTCGGCGGAACTCTGGTTTGAGATCTTCTACAAGGACCCGCTACTCAAGGGgattacaaatagagat GACGTAGACTGGGACAACCAGTGGGACCCTCGGATCGAGCTGCGGAACACGGTAACCCTGGAAACCGTGACGCAGCAGAACCTGATCCCGGTGGTCGGGGAGGACGTTCCCATCGTGCACGAGTTCAGGAAGGTTCGGGCGACCTTCAAGGCTGACATGGACCTTACCGACTTCCCTGTGGACCACCAG AAACTGACTGTCCAACTGATGTCAGGCTGGATGACAAAAAAGGTTTTGCTGAGGAAGAACTACGGATCTACTGACACGATTACTGCCGACGACTTTTCAG ATGCTGACCAGTGGAAACTGAATGAATATCTGGAGTGCAAACCTGGCATCAAGGGGAACAAGCAGTCCAAAACATTCGGCGAGTACCCCATGTACTACATCACCGCGCATGTGCAGAGGAAGACGGCTTTCTACATGTGGAACACGGTACTCATCTTG TTTGTCATCGGGGCCCTCTCCTTTACCGTGTTCTCTATCAAACCAGAAGAACACAAAGACCGCCTCGGTATCATCTTCACTCTCCTGCTCACGACGGTAGCCTTcaagctggtggtgtcccagtACCTTCCCACCGTCTCCTACCTAACTCTGCTG GACAAGTACGTGCTGGGGTGTATCATCTTCCAGTGCAGCGTGGCTGTAGAGAACACTTTAGCCTCGGTCTT TAAGGACGGGTACAGTGCATGGGTGTTTGACAGTGTCTGTGCAGCCATATTTGCGGCTGTGGTCCTCTTAGCGCACCTGGTCTTTGGGAGAATCATATGGATGAAG ATGAACAAGAACAAGAGAGAACTGAGAGAGATAGAAGAGAAGTTCAAG CGTCTGAGTGAACGTGTGGACAAGGCCTACGAGGAGCGTGACAGGACGCAACAGGGCAGCACCAAGaccaacatcatcatcaaggGCTTTACTGATGAGGAGGTTCAGGAG TTTGACCAAAGCTACGAGTCTGATCCTGAAGAGGTTCCTCTGAAGGTGTGA